A part of Rhodoflexus caldus genomic DNA contains:
- a CDS encoding type VI secretion system baseplate subunit TssG, with amino-acid sequence MKKAEKIQLAKAPEDDLRAEVVVADLIESGQHPDTVTVHLLGAFKRKFSRDIERIETSDEWQNRQEQLLLFLNRNGLYDHLPQGLMHQPLPGKKTTKDAIQEIRYNRKKEAGARRFFHPWEQEFFRQRVFLELEERRATDTYQSEVFHRYWDFPRWLQDKHIGLLVLILPIAYRLAGQPEFVCEILRYFLDVPVRWEEVAPMSMPLPENPQPILGEALLGLDTLLGGCYTDTLPRIVLKAGPVPPSQIASFLPGGSHHRLTAYLCNFLIPFDREWELLPWSEEHCLFAIPESGKDSEAILGFSTQI; translated from the coding sequence ATGAAAAAAGCCGAAAAAATACAGTTGGCGAAAGCTCCCGAAGACGACCTGCGGGCAGAGGTGGTAGTTGCCGACCTGATTGAAAGCGGCCAACACCCCGACACCGTTACCGTACACTTGCTCGGTGCTTTCAAACGCAAGTTCAGCCGCGACATCGAGCGCATTGAAACAAGCGATGAGTGGCAAAACAGACAGGAGCAACTGCTGCTTTTTCTGAACAGGAACGGCCTGTACGACCACTTGCCGCAAGGGCTGATGCACCAGCCGCTGCCGGGCAAAAAAACGACCAAAGATGCCATTCAGGAAATCAGGTACAACCGCAAAAAGGAAGCGGGCGCACGGCGATTTTTTCACCCGTGGGAGCAGGAGTTCTTCCGTCAGCGCGTTTTTCTGGAACTTGAAGAGCGGCGCGCTACCGACACCTACCAAAGCGAAGTTTTTCATCGCTACTGGGACTTCCCGCGGTGGTTGCAAGACAAACACATCGGGCTGTTGGTTCTGATTTTGCCGATTGCCTATCGGTTGGCCGGGCAGCCCGAGTTTGTATGCGAAATATTGCGGTATTTTCTCGACGTCCCCGTCCGATGGGAAGAAGTTGCGCCCATGTCCATGCCGCTACCCGAAAATCCACAACCCATACTGGGGGAGGCGCTGCTTGGCTTAGATACCCTGCTTGGCGGCTGTTATACCGATACCCTGCCACGTATTGTACTCAAAGCCGGCCCTGTGCCGCCTTCACAGATAGCCTCGTTTTTGCCCGGCGGCAGCCATCACCGCCTTACGGCCTACCTTTGCAACTTCCTGATTCCTTTTGACCGCGAGTGGGAACTGCTGCCTTGGTCAGAAGAACACTGCCTGTTTGCCATCCCTGAAAGCGGAAAGGATTCGGAGGCCATTCTTGGATTCAGTACGCAAATTTGA
- a CDS encoding nucleotidyl transferase AbiEii/AbiGii toxin family protein encodes MDKQNTNAGNSMNIGWLTLSKERRIEILNQATALTGLPAIAIEKDWWVTLCLNAAFSLPYSEHMVFKGGTSLSKGWDLIERFSEDIDLAIDRKFFRFEGDISKTQIRKLRKQSCEFISTEFLTDLTQILTDWGAIAECELFAQPVNDSDKDPQVIEIYYNSVVETSEYLPQRVLIEISSRSLMEPTEKREINSILSLNFPTLDFATDAFAIPTVLPQRTFLEKIFLLHEEFSQEPEKIRTNRLSRHLYDLEKLMDTQHGLSALQDKKLYENIVTHREKFNPLRGLDYGNHTPDKIKIVPPDTVIKDYERDYSEMTKFMIYGEAFTFDRLIKRISELQTRINQIQ; translated from the coding sequence AAAGAAGGATTGAAATCCTCAATCAGGCAACAGCATTAACAGGTTTGCCGGCCATAGCCATTGAAAAAGATTGGTGGGTAACATTATGTCTAAATGCTGCATTTTCTTTGCCATACAGCGAGCACATGGTATTCAAAGGGGGAACTTCTTTAAGCAAGGGATGGGATTTGATAGAGCGGTTTTCAGAAGATATTGACTTGGCAATTGACCGAAAATTTTTCAGATTTGAAGGAGATATTAGCAAAACCCAAATAAGAAAGCTCAGAAAACAATCTTGTGAATTTATTTCAACAGAATTTCTCACAGATTTAACACAAATTTTGACAGATTGGGGAGCAATAGCAGAATGTGAGCTATTTGCACAACCCGTAAACGATTCGGATAAAGACCCGCAGGTAATTGAAATCTATTACAATTCGGTAGTTGAAACTTCAGAGTATCTGCCTCAAAGGGTTTTGATTGAGATAAGCTCCCGTTCCTTGATGGAGCCGACAGAGAAGCGTGAAATCAATTCCATTCTAAGTCTGAATTTTCCAACGTTAGATTTTGCGACTGATGCTTTTGCTATTCCAACAGTCCTACCCCAACGAACTTTCCTTGAAAAGATATTTTTGCTTCACGAAGAGTTTTCGCAAGAGCCTGAAAAGATTCGCACAAACCGCCTTTCAAGGCATTTGTATGATTTAGAGAAATTAATGGACACTCAACACGGTTTATCAGCTCTTCAAGACAAAAAACTTTACGAAAACATTGTTACCCATAGAGAAAAATTTAATCCATTGAGGGGACTTGACTATGGCAACCACACTCCCGACAAAATCAAAATCGTACCACCGGACACGGTCATAAAAGACTACGAGAGAGACTATTCAGAAATGACCAAGTTTATGATTTACGGAGAGGCGTTTACTTTTGACAGATTGATAAAGAGAATTTCGGAACTTCAAACACGAATCAATCAAATACAATGA
- a CDS encoding ROK family protein gives MQLFTGIDIGGSNVKMGLVDSTGQLLEKKKVATKNIRAAGKHAADKLVEAIGEWLEAHPKVKHVGIGVPGMISRNRRTLVELANIPELNGVMLLDRLERHHKKVVFHLENDANAAALGELYFGKTKLPDSFMLITLGTGVGGGVVMNRKVLKGGDGNAMEIGHIVAGNGRSIEQTIGKAGIIQMAKDMLAAGKTSTYLHPEETFDDDDLIDAAQKGDPLALAVFEEVGKYVGQAIVSAALILDIKTALIGGGVAKAFPFLQIGLQHTFKQFLSPYYATKMQVLPATLGNNAGILGAAALCFRHEE, from the coding sequence ATGCAACTTTTTACCGGAATAGATATTGGCGGAAGCAATGTTAAAATGGGGCTGGTGGACAGCACAGGGCAATTACTCGAAAAAAAGAAGGTTGCCACAAAAAACATCAGAGCCGCAGGAAAGCACGCTGCCGATAAGCTGGTAGAAGCCATAGGCGAATGGTTAGAAGCCCATCCGAAAGTCAAACATGTGGGTATTGGCGTACCCGGTATGATTTCCCGCAACAGGCGCACGCTTGTAGAGCTGGCCAACATCCCCGAACTGAACGGCGTGATGCTGTTAGACCGATTGGAGCGCCATCACAAAAAAGTGGTTTTCCATTTGGAGAACGATGCCAACGCGGCAGCACTGGGCGAGTTATACTTCGGCAAAACCAAACTCCCCGATTCGTTTATGCTCATCACCTTAGGCACAGGCGTAGGCGGCGGCGTGGTGATGAACCGCAAGGTGCTCAAAGGCGGCGACGGCAACGCCATGGAAATCGGCCATATTGTAGCAGGCAACGGTCGCTCCATTGAGCAGACCATCGGCAAGGCAGGTATCATACAAATGGCAAAAGACATGCTTGCAGCAGGTAAAACATCCACCTACTTGCACCCCGAAGAAACATTTGACGACGACGACCTGATAGACGCAGCCCAAAAAGGTGACCCGCTGGCACTGGCCGTATTTGAGGAGGTGGGTAAATACGTCGGGCAGGCCATTGTTTCCGCAGCCTTGATTTTGGATATCAAAACGGCACTCATCGGCGGCGGTGTGGCCAAAGCGTTTCCTTTTTTACAAATAGGCCTGCAACATACGTTCAAGCAGTTTCTTTCACCTTATTACGCCACCAAAATGCAGGTGCTGCCTGCAACGCTGGGCAACAATGCGGGCATTTTGGGTGCGGCGGCGCTTTGTTTCAGGCACGAAGAATAG
- a CDS encoding GvpL/GvpF family gas vesicle protein: MSQHSHIYVYGIAESAFPLHDFHGKVELITACYEAVEVPLYLIVGRIAAIKQGIDTALHQDVLLQAGRYTSVVPVPPGIIFNSSENLFKQLMSVAPQVAEKISFFRGKHCWRVALYLADEFAFCTAIKHPELEQIDLKSLTAAPAQVQQLRKKRDEICRRLMPYESSALVSNLVQQLEGVFSYVRNIPLLNGAHSGRTDLMIGHFAMLVPQTKAEKLGLLLQAARNELHPKGVHLELSGPWPPYFFMD; encoded by the coding sequence GTGTCGCAACATTCTCATATATACGTTTACGGGATTGCAGAGTCGGCTTTCCCGCTGCATGATTTCCATGGCAAAGTAGAGTTAATTACTGCCTGCTACGAAGCCGTTGAAGTGCCGCTTTATCTGATTGTCGGCAGAATAGCTGCCATCAAACAAGGTATTGACACCGCTTTGCATCAAGATGTGTTGTTGCAGGCCGGGCGATACACAAGCGTTGTACCCGTGCCGCCGGGAATAATATTCAATAGTTCCGAAAATTTGTTTAAGCAATTGATGAGTGTAGCGCCGCAAGTAGCAGAAAAAATCAGCTTTTTTCGCGGCAAACACTGTTGGCGTGTTGCGCTGTATCTGGCAGACGAATTTGCCTTCTGCACGGCCATTAAACACCCCGAATTGGAGCAGATAGACCTCAAAAGCCTCACCGCAGCGCCTGCACAGGTGCAACAGTTGCGCAAAAAGCGGGATGAAATATGCCGCCGCCTGATGCCTTACGAATCCTCCGCCCTCGTGTCCAATCTGGTGCAGCAGTTAGAAGGTGTTTTCTCCTACGTTCGCAATATTCCGCTTCTCAATGGCGCACATTCGGGGCGCACAGACCTGATGATAGGTCATTTTGCAATGTTAGTGCCGCAAACAAAGGCCGAAAAGTTAGGCTTATTGTTACAGGCAGCCCGCAATGAACTACACCCCAAGGGCGTTCATTTGGAACTCTCCGGCCCGTGGCCGCCTTATTTCTTTATGGATTAA